In a single window of the Litorilituus sediminis genome:
- a CDS encoding anhydro-N-acetylmuramic acid kinase, with protein sequence MKTNIEADISLLAGKYYIGLMSGTSADGVDLALVSFTQGKAKLVASYYQAYSPALNKKITALYCPNHNEIELAFSLDIELAYFFSQCVLAFIGQQKLSVDDIIAIGNHGQTIRHRPSQAYPFTVQIGCSQTLACLTNIRVIGQFRQKDIALGGQGAPLVPAFHQQVFKKNRRDVVVVNLGGIANISYLPIAESAHVIGFDTGPANALLDDWYQKNHPNSSKKYDSKGKWASSGTCNQALLTQFLQDEFFNKPAPKSTGREYFNIHWLLAHLTAFEQSYQQTLAAKDIQASLAALTAKSLAQAISSVSQNAEVYLCGGGAHNDNLAALIADDLQQTRASASFDVRLSSDVGVDIDAIEAMTFAWLAYAYDHQLVSNLPSVTGAQRGCTLGCLYTP encoded by the coding sequence GTGAAGACTAATATAGAAGCTGATATATCATTATTGGCAGGTAAATATTATATCGGCTTGATGTCGGGTACCAGCGCTGATGGGGTTGATTTAGCCTTAGTGAGTTTTACACAAGGTAAAGCAAAACTCGTTGCTAGTTATTATCAAGCTTATTCACCTGCATTAAATAAGAAAATAACGGCTTTATATTGCCCAAATCATAACGAAATAGAACTGGCGTTTAGTTTAGATATTGAATTAGCATATTTTTTTTCACAGTGTGTTTTAGCTTTTATTGGCCAACAAAAGCTATCAGTTGACGATATTATTGCCATAGGTAATCACGGGCAAACCATTCGCCATCGACCTAGCCAAGCTTATCCTTTTACCGTGCAAATTGGTTGTAGCCAAACGCTTGCTTGTTTAACAAATATTCGTGTTATTGGGCAATTCCGGCAAAAAGATATCGCTTTAGGTGGTCAAGGTGCGCCATTAGTACCAGCATTTCATCAACAAGTGTTTAAAAAGAATCGCCGTGATGTGGTTGTAGTTAACCTTGGCGGTATAGCTAATATTAGTTATTTACCTATTGCAGAATCCGCTCACGTTATTGGTTTTGATACTGGGCCTGCTAATGCTTTACTTGATGATTGGTATCAGAAAAACCATCCCAATAGCAGTAAAAAGTATGATAGCAAGGGTAAGTGGGCAAGTAGCGGTACCTGTAATCAAGCACTATTAACTCAGTTTTTACAAGATGAATTTTTTAATAAACCCGCGCCGAAAAGTACTGGCCGAGAATACTTTAATATTCACTGGTTACTCGCGCATTTAACCGCCTTTGAACAATCATACCAGCAAACACTGGCAGCGAAAGATATACAGGCAAGCTTAGCTGCCTTAACGGCTAAATCGCTAGCACAGGCAATTAGCAGTGTAAGCCAAAATGCTGAGGTTTATCTATGCGGTGGTGGTGCCCACAATGACAATTTAGCCGCGCTCATAGCTGATGATTTACAACAAACTCGTGCATCGGCAAGCTTTGATGTTCGCTTATCTAGCGATGTTGGTGTTGATATTGATGCCATTGAAGCGATGACGTTTGCTTGGCTTGCCTATGCTTATGATCATCAATTAGTGAGTAACCTACCTTCAGTAACGGGAGCCCAGCGTGGCTGCACCTTAGGCTGTTTATATACGCCGTAG
- a CDS encoding OapA family protein, whose product MLIMLIWPSEEEVEVNQLAVGQRYQVALPQQSQPITDSKPIALPKVEVAKQDIVVVDPEAKPVSSEQKIHLSWQTAKVRKGDSLARIFKRLGFSAQTTYAVSTAKGEESKLLKKINVGDKIRIGSDENKQLVALEYPLSKTETLFINLVGDRYQAHKESKTVEVRENFSSGQITSSFWNAGVKAGLTDSQIINFANIFGWDIDFAQDIREDDSFHVIYEQQYVDGEYIGTGNILAAEFVNQGEVFQAVRFTDGEYYTPDGKSMRKAFLRAPVNFKYISSSFKPKRFHPVQKRWKAHNGIDYAAKTGTPVVAAGNGKVTHATYNKYNGNYVFIQHGNGIVTKYLHFSKRPSVKKGQRVKQGQVIGYVGATGLAAGPHLHYEFLLNGVHRNPRTVKLPDAKPIAKKYKAEFTALANKRIEELNGVKSAVLSMQAGSANGLASED is encoded by the coding sequence CTGATATGGCCTAGCGAAGAGGAAGTTGAGGTTAATCAATTGGCCGTAGGGCAGCGTTATCAAGTTGCTTTACCGCAGCAGTCACAACCCATCACTGACAGTAAACCAATCGCACTACCTAAAGTTGAGGTCGCTAAGCAAGATATCGTCGTTGTTGACCCAGAAGCAAAACCCGTATCTTCAGAGCAAAAAATCCATTTATCGTGGCAAACTGCTAAGGTACGCAAAGGGGATTCACTAGCAAGGATTTTTAAGCGTTTAGGTTTTAGTGCGCAAACAACTTATGCGGTAAGTACTGCAAAAGGTGAAGAAAGTAAGTTACTGAAAAAGATCAATGTCGGCGATAAAATTCGTATTGGTAGTGATGAAAATAAGCAATTGGTGGCTTTAGAATACCCTTTGTCTAAAACAGAAACCTTGTTTATTAACTTGGTTGGTGATCGTTATCAAGCGCATAAAGAAAGTAAAACTGTTGAAGTAAGAGAAAACTTTAGTAGTGGCCAAATTACCTCGAGCTTTTGGAATGCTGGCGTTAAAGCGGGGTTAACTGACAGTCAAATAATTAACTTTGCCAATATTTTTGGTTGGGATATCGATTTTGCACAAGATATACGTGAAGACGATAGTTTCCATGTTATTTATGAACAGCAGTATGTTGATGGCGAATATATTGGCACAGGCAATATTTTAGCGGCAGAGTTTGTAAACCAAGGTGAAGTATTTCAAGCGGTAAGATTTACCGATGGCGAATATTACACGCCCGATGGTAAAAGTATGCGTAAGGCGTTTTTACGTGCGCCGGTGAATTTTAAGTATATAAGCTCTAGCTTTAAACCTAAGCGTTTTCATCCTGTGCAAAAACGCTGGAAAGCACATAATGGTATTGATTACGCAGCCAAAACTGGCACACCTGTTGTAGCTGCGGGTAATGGTAAAGTAACTCATGCAACGTATAATAAATACAATGGTAATTATGTATTTATTCAGCATGGCAATGGCATAGTGACTAAGTATTTACACTTTTCCAAACGACCTTCAGTTAAAAAAGGCCAGCGAGTGAAGCAAGGTCAGGTCATTGGTTATGTTGGTGCTACTGGTTTAGCGGCAGGGCCGCACTTACATTATGAATTCTTATTAAATGGCGTGCATAGAAATCCAAGAACCGTTAAATTGCCTGATGCCAAACCTATCGCGAAAAAATACAAAGCAGAATTTACTGCGTTGGCAAATAAGCGCATAGAAGAGCTAAATGGTGTGAAAAGTGCGGTCTTGTCGATGCAAGCTGGTTCAGCTAATGGTTTAGCAAGTGAAGACTAA